The genomic region atgtcataagggcagaggctgaaaagccgaaagggtaccaaggggcctcatcgtctaagggtaAGACCCCAacaacggcccatattgatgaagccatcaatctcttagaagggcaatcgaagaagtcgcagcgccaaacacctagggcattcaccgatatcggatgcacttatacatacgctctccaaaggctcatagcccaaggaaagcttaagcctattggtccaactccagaccctcctgctgaacaacaaggcaaatggtacaaaccaaatgcctactgtgctttccatcaagggaaaggccataaTACTGAAAAGTGCTATCgtctgaagcacgaaatccaggatatgattgagaacggaacgctcccaatcccagccataaagcccaacaacatcaccaatccatttggcgatcacgccaactttatttctgtcgaagacaatgtcgattattcccatcttatccgcccatgtcacttgaaaggggtgtttatcgggaaaatatttgtggattgctttgaattcttgccaaacccgaagaatgaaattcaagtcgggagtcttgctctagaatgtactcctctcgttaacgaagttaataaaagacaattcagttcaccaacctttatcactggcgtagatcctcagaggactacctcaggatggaggcagaccatcaaagggatcaaggacaagagccgagcatctaagctgacagctgaacaagggaaagctcaagaccagatttgaaaaattatgagtcgggatctgttttcttatcttagtcgagtcgagtctaggactttcttttcttgaagttgagtcgtttgttccgcgatgacctaggatgtgtcctaggaatcgttccttcgagtctgttaagcatttgtcattccaataaaaaaggttgcagtttcgtttcccaatttgtcttgttttcaatcctcatcattccgaaagcatgataaaatgcacaacacactcaaaggcatccctggggtagaaatatgtccagtttcaaaatgtaaggtacaataggattccgtgtttgattcctttacctattccatgtctggaggtagaaaacctccatcagaaccagtgtttgtgacaagcttttagatgattctatgacaaacccggactagctccttgtttcccctatcgatgatggaaggcaagccttttccccaacaaaatcatcccatctcgaagagagaagatatcaacccgttctaacaaggaattgttagttcttacccaatttagttggcgaagcccagttttcagtgTGAATTCAATGGTAACAAGCAGTATGGGTGGAAGATCATtttcagaaagaaaaagaaaaaaaaaagaaaaaagagacaaagaaaaaagaagaaggaaaaaaagaaaaaaaggaaaaagaagaagaagaagaaaagaaaaggaaatgtCCAAATGTTGATCATAgttcaaaggcgaagccaaaatAGTCAGGTAGTACCATCAGCAGTTATCcataccctctaagtccttcctgagacagttacaaggggatagtggGGAATTCTGAGAATCAGTCAGCTTGTGTTAGAAAACccaagcctttagggtccagacatggaaatttgaacccacattgttttccaaccaatttgcactcgggtttcgtcaaacctgagacaccattttccaaccacgatgtaagccataacccattggccttagcaccagaaaatgaaccttcagaatgacggtccactattcaagccttttgttgccaagctccacatcccaaaagatccaagcctttttgtaccaaccctagacacgggatttaacagtaccttacaggctagaatgggatacgacatgataccttaggtgaaaccttcgagtgtgtacacacaatcaatatgccaagtttatgcaccttgatcgaactacgtcggatttgatttcgttccacgcgaatacgtaggcagtccttcagaataagggattcaatccactcatcaaccaagttgtcatcttgtcggtttcttacgggtcctaaccaagtccaaatgaagccacctttgtttgagtcggtcttagcactcgatgtaggctaggataaggatataggttcagatgagtagtgtcaagtctcggaatgagctttatctaacggtgtaggcaaagatgctgagtcacatagatgttggtttgtgttgggaacagaaaatatgaaaaacccgctgaaaagaaagaaggcgtggaacaaaaaatagtaaaagcccgctgaaaagaaagaaggcggtggcaagaaatgatgaatactcgctgaaaagaaaggaggcgaggaaaagagtgacagaatgttcccaacaagagtgatatgtgatgcctaagtgttctcataaaatcagtctgtgtttagtgtctgggcgaagtcaacgttgttgctctgtgagtttaatccaccttgtcaatgccaagtgatcttgattcccatgtgcccttgggagcacgcccatgccatacgatatctctgtctcaaatccgatggccttgtgattcccgtttgccatcttttggcgccagaatggccaatttacctttctacccctaacaagtcaataatcgaattaaaacccgtgcacacttacggttttattttcctttttgttttacggtagcgggctacgcccacgttatttacgggtcatacggagtgtctgagtcgtatttcctgctcacccgtcaaggttcgatttcaaaatgccaaagatttcagaattccgaaatttcaaaaactttttgcgaattattggatagatgatccaagtagtggtacatttcaagtcaaggttcaaatctcaaagttcaaaatcaaattttgggtcgacgacccaacatccaagtgattcatttcaaattcaaaatttgggtcgatagcccaattattcaaaattttcaacatgttcaaatttcgggtcgatgacccagtctttcaaactcaaatttcgggtcgatgacccaacattccaagtgatgtcaaattcgaaattcgggtcgatgacccaatcattcaaaattttcaaattaaattttcgggtcgatgacccaatctttcaaaataatccaatttcaagatcgatggtccaaatgtgcttatgtaatgattattgctagtacgttttttgtGTTCCaattatagcaggatatgcttcaactgggggctctaaagtcttcgactttagagccattcaaATCATGGGGGCTCGAGCCGTAGgctcagagaccattatcaagatgtaaaggatgacatccaccaagaattcaattcgatacaagagtatgaaatggaagaattccgtagctgaaagcaaatgaggaaagcggcggcaacctccttggaaagtcccgtcccgttcggacaagtgccagtgagatgataaattttgggcaaatgtcgtgAGAAgacgaattttggacaaacgccagcagatgataaactttgggcaagtgtcgcgATTCTTAGAACTActacgcgggtttgattccgtcgaaacggatacgtaggcgcctaaggataaggttcaactcaccatatatgcaattttatgggtcgacgaccaacgacgataatttgacacaacagaagcgagagtcaatccccaacgaagtttcaggtatggtctcttcttatggctggcgagcttatatacgcaagtctaatggactataaacgacccgaagaatcctcaggtcgagagggacctggggtatactttgactttcgccttgtccaagcctcagtcaaagtgggggctctgtagatacccgtatccgtcgatattggaatttatagagaacccgacaaacacccgatgatgataggacacatgtattctttagttgtcattgtcattatttggagctcgttttacgaggtagaatgggcgtcgtcgatgaagtattttattaatttaaatgatatttaaattaatatttttttaagtgaattcattttattaatttaaatgatatttaaattaatgttttttagtgagttcatttttttattttaaatgatatttaaattatggttttttggaggtgaattcaatttattttattttattttgaatttattttcccaaagtttattttattgaaaataaaataaatagttgatttgaaaaatcattttatgaatatatttgatttaaaaaatcatttattttaatgtgttaattgatttgaaaaatcgattttaaaagcgaagaaaactcgttttaaaagcatgtttttgagctcgattttagctcggtttttgggcccgttttctttacgagttggcacgaatatcgagtacactaaccaacctaagcctctacccatccacccttgttcgaactcccataaccacggcccaaattccaccccaaacaccccccaaccagcccgcgcatacaaacagcccccctgttttgcgtgatgaatcccgagcccaaaatccgctccaaataccaccaaaacccgtacccattaaccctaacccataccctagtatcctacccatattaccctagcttaatcaccaagaaaacccctctcaaaccctcacaaaagctgctggacagcagctatgcgtgagcaggcccgactgcctctccctctcttttaccctactttaactccttataaataccaccccttcaccatacattcactcctctaagttctccatacatcctaccatcacccacaagctttaaacctcagaaacaaaccctaattgcctcccaaaaaccctaaacaaaaccgacatacaaactgaactgtttgtgtgtcctcctcgaaaaacaattcgttcctccatcaaacctccatcaaaactcgattttcttgttcctaattaaccacataacatccatctacacattagacaaagatttacgagccaaattgcccttgagagtacacgaaatccctcgaaaaaacagagtgttatacactctgttttgtgatttattcttgtctgtccaggtctgtttgtgctcgtttttcgtgcccaataacccaaaacgagcaggggttgctttaagatccctgttctcctctctttctagttttcaaaacatcttttaaatcgaattttcgtcgtgaaacgagggagatatcatcgtttgaaagttgctgtccagatttgtcaaaaaacgcgtgttgctttatttcttcgtcgacgacggcctctcgagataaaatctaccatcgattacaacCCAAgccggtgtcaacgatacatgtaggttgagggtgcatcaaatcctcttctttctcctttttttatttcattttttatgcttgttcttttatagtttgttttattcgtttatcgttttttgtttatcgattgtttaattaactatgaaactagtttagtccgagtatgagttaaagtaccaccatgaacacccgcgttgacttgagatgggaaaataaaccgctacttcagtcggtcgtacacccccgtctcatttacatatcctcgtgttcaaggtagggcataaataaaacgaatttctaacttcgctcttcgcttttgacctccttgttgtttcggccaattcgacataccctaggatccATCACATGTTAGTATAACCTCtgtttgttaacatataactcgtttaaaTGACATTAGAccaatttgataacctaattagacacattagggtacatcgacatagctttaaaaatcgattaacaattctgtaacttaatgaacgcatctctctctttcacctaattttctcgctagtataagagtgcgtgattagcaccttcttattaacactcgatgagttaacttaattagtaaacttgacctaatttgaccccttgtaggccgtgtagaatacaccttcgcgcgacatccttccaatcgatcaacgtcgtttctaactagttttctaatttgtttcgagctcattccgcaatcaattgatctaactaatgaacctaacctaggacttAGGGTAGCCTtgtttggtttgggccgtgatttggccgtggcctttggcctttcctatttcgtttgtttttgcatcgttcgttctttgtttgtcttgtcgcttgtaattaatttatgttttttttgagtcgcgttttgtaatttgtttgtaattagttttcctttatcgagtcaaatgatttctaaaaaccttagtcttgtttggttggaCGGTTGTGCtccaatgcaagtgagagcgtagtaaatcgcatgttgtttaatacaacatggcccgatttatgctaatgcatgctttggcgcgtggccctatgtctaattcgatgagattgagcaaaagcacacatcacgaggagtgacccaaggccgtgtgtcatgtaggccgtgagtcacccctcttgtgcacggttttctaggccaaatggccgtgtattgcgtcgtgtgtatagctttgtatttagatcgagttgtatctttaatttgttgttgtgtcggcatgaaatgcctggtttgtaataggtagatcccaacggctcccccattccccatcaagccttgtttgtttcgtttgaatgttgctagatcaatcaacccacatgctaaattacaactttgacaaagttagtttagttgcatctaaaacgacatagaaattgttgtcacatgatagggttaaaacaacgtttgcatatcatacatcgtagtagctatgaccttgtttgaaatccgacacttgacttagtagaggccgttattgacgggcggggttgggtgtccttatgggcttcccaacacgtaccctcaccccttactcaagatctatggtttgtggatccgtctaaataccattggattacgagagtcattcaaatcgagtgatatagggtacaagtctttatctttaatcactcgtagtcgattggctttatgcttttcgatgaaaggtgtaaagttgacttgaacggttccaagttcccaaaaaacttggtggcgactctaatttgtcttaattcgattcgaaagaacctcgagtcgattatgcctagtgtggatcccgcggacgcagttcccgagggccttgtccacagacgCTGCCATGAGACCAATTCTTAATCCCTCGTTCCAGTTATAGCACATCAAAGTTTAAAGTTACACATTCAAAATACAAAAGCTACATTATCACTGCTGTGACGTCTATTCTTGTTCTGATTCcagctcttcctcctcctctccttcatCCTCTTCTGGGTCAGAAGACCCCTCGCACAATGGTGTGTGTGTGCTGAGAAGTAGTTAGGGCGGTTTCTCTTGTCGTGATTTGTCATTCTCTTGCAATTCTTACTCATGCGTTTGGGTTTTCTAGCCAACGTCAGTGCTTTTGTTTTGGCTGACAACATTCTTTTTCCGCTACCCTTGTTATTCGAATTCTTTGGTGGCAATATCGTCACTACCTCACTGGCCGTACAATTCAGAAATTTCTCCGTTTGTTGATTTTTGTTCAACACTTCCCCTAATGGTGACGGCTTGTCCTTAAATCCCCTAATTATAGCGGAAAAGCTTTCAACATTAGTCACACCTTTGCCTCGAAGGATCCCTACAGCCTGATGAACCTTTGACCACATTATTGACATTGCAATTTGTTTTTCATCGATGACTTCCATGTTGTCTGTCCCTTCACCATTACAATTGAACATCCTTAATCGGAGATACTCTTTCGTCCATCTATTTACAACATAATCGTCTGGTATAGTCTTCATCCCATTTGCTGAAAAAATCCATATTATATGGCGGCATTGGATGCAGGTTCTTTCAAACATCGTACAACTGCAGCTTGCTTTACGTGTACCTGGGTCATCAGTTAAGGCTATcatgtaagtgtaaatgtcatattatggaaagtgtaaatgtcatatcatggaaagtgtaaatgtcatatcatGGAAAGTATAAATGTCATatcatggaaagtgtaaatgtcatattatggaaagtgtaaatgttatgttatagaaagtgtaaatgtgatgatatgaaaagtgtaaatgtcatattatGAAAAGTGTAAATcttatatggaaagtgtaaattaAATTACCTGGACTATATGCAACTTCAAAATTCTCCCCCCTGGACGAATCTTTGACAGTAGTTACCTCTAGCTCGCCTCTCTCAGTGAAACCTCCGGTTCTACATGTATCAATTGAGTAGATGACCTCTTCCTAATAGGTGTACACCTTTGCAGCATGACTCTCTAACGCTAGATGTGTTGACGTCTTTGCGGACGAGTGCTTATCACTGTTGTCAAGCTGCTTTTGTGTATGTCTTTGTTGGTCCATAGCGCTCTCAAAACacatccaaaactcaaccaatGTTCCTGACTTATGCTCAAACCTCTTAAAAAAGTTATTTTCGCTCTCTGACCTTTGAGTCGTCCTCATAATAGACGCCATCTTCAAGTCTCTGCAATGCGCCATGACCCACTGTCCCCTTATAGCATACGTATCCGCAAACCAATCATTGGCACCAACACCATGCTCTTCAATAATTTGCTCCCAGATAGCATCGAATTCTGCTGCTTCAAGCTCATCGTCCCATACAATTTCATTAAGTTTACACATGAAGTCATTATAATCACTCCTAGAGACACCAAACTTACTGGGcattttgttcattatatgccacatacagAATCGATGGCGTGCTGTCTTGAAAACAAGAGGGACGGATTTGATAATACCTGGGTCCTGATCTGTAATCAAGTACGTTCCTTACCCCCCATTGCTTGTAAAAACCGGCTGAAAACCCAATTAAATGACTCATAATCTTCCCTTGCAATTAGAGCCCCACAGAACATCACTGATCGTTTATGGTGATCCACACCTGTGAATGGTGTGAATACCATAGAATACTTATTTGTGGAGTAAGTTGGGTCGAATGACACCGCATCACCAAAAATCTTGTAATTATCTTGGGCAGTACCGTCCGCCCATATAGCCCTACGTAGGCTGCCATCATCGTCAAGATCGTAGTCAAAGTAGAAACCTATTCTTGTTTCAATCATTTCCTTAAAATGGTCTACGAACAACTGACCATCACGTTCGTGAATGAAACATTTAACATCcctatggaagttcttaaaatcatttaaaCTTGCTCTAATGTTTTCGAATCCATTCACCTGTTCTTTGCAGATTTTGTAGGACTTTGTTGCTTCTATTTTCATTTTCAATCAATCAATAACGagatatgatatatatatatatatatatatatatatatatatatatatatatatatatatatatatatatatatatatatatatatatatatatatatatatagggtcggatccggtgagaaccaatAGTatgatgagaaccatgagaacctctaAAACAACTAAGGACCGCTGGATTAGACATAATTACAATAACAGAGATTTGTCGGGATCATAATATTTTAAACGCTCTCCATCGTTACAATTTACAAACCATACAATCCTCtatcttctctctctctctcgttctCCTCATTCGATCACCGCACTTCTTCATCTTCTCCATTGTCGACCACCgcgtttctccttcttcactgtCATCGACCACTGCGCTTCTCCTTCTTCGGTGTCAGTGACCATCGTCATACTCCTCCTTCACCGCCATTGACGAAGGTaagtttcatgtttaaatttatTCAATTTTGTAATTAGAGGATATAATTTCCATGttaattatatcaatatatagcACAatgattttatgtaaaatttcttTGATTGATTCGATTTTAACCTAAATTGATGTATTGTTGAATTAGTTTGATTGGAATAACagtaaatt from Silene latifolia isolate original U9 population chromosome 3, ASM4854445v1, whole genome shotgun sequence harbors:
- the LOC141649249 gene encoding protein FAR-RED IMPAIRED RESPONSE 1-like, producing MPSKFGVSRSDYNDFMCKLNEIVWDDELEAAEFDAIWEQIIEEHGVGANDWFADTYAIRGQWVMAHCRDLKMASIMRTTQRSESENNFFKRFEHKSGTLVEFWMCFESAMDQQRHTQKQLDNSDKHSSAKTSTHLALESHAAKVTGGFTERGELEVTTVKDSSRGENFEVAYSPANGMKTIPDDYVVNRWTKEYLRLRMFNCNGEGTDNMEVIDEKQIAMSIMWSKVHQAVGILRGKGVTNVESFSAIIRGFKDKPSPLGEVLNKNQQTEKFLNCTASEVVTILPPKNSNNKGSGKRMLSAKTKALTLARKPKRMSKNCKRMTNHDKRNRPNYFSAHTHHCARGLLTQKRMKERRRKSWNQNKNRRHSSDNVAFVF
- the LOC141649250 gene encoding protein FAR1-RELATED SEQUENCE 2-like codes for the protein MKIEATKSYKICKEQVNGFENIRASLNDFKNFHRDVKCFIHERDGQLFVDHFKEMIETRIGFYFDYDLDDDGSLRRAIWADGTAQDNYKIFGDAVSFDPTYSTNKYSMVFTPFTGVDHHKRSVMFCGALIAREDYESFNWVFSRFLQAMGGKERT